In Simplicispira sp. 125, one DNA window encodes the following:
- the tsaB gene encoding tRNA (adenosine(37)-N6)-threonylcarbamoyltransferase complex dimerization subunit type 1 TsaB: MNFLAFDTSTETLSIAVQRGDRVWEHSGPGGAQASISLIAGVRKLLDEADLDLGQLDALVFGRGPGSFTGLRTACAVAQGLAWGANAGRGIPVLPIDTLAAVAEQARHAHGCCDVVAVLDARMNEVYVAHYQWQAGAWQSRDTLGLSAPEGVQVAPGWTVAGNAQGAYGERLAPGAHHVHALPTATALLRLAPSLLAAGHAVQAAGALPLYIRDKVAQTTVERAAVKAAQVAPA; the protein is encoded by the coding sequence ATGAATTTTCTTGCCTTCGACACCAGTACCGAGACCCTGTCCATCGCCGTGCAGCGCGGCGATCGCGTGTGGGAACACAGCGGCCCGGGCGGTGCCCAGGCTTCGATCAGCCTCATCGCGGGCGTGCGCAAGCTGCTGGACGAGGCCGATCTGGACCTGGGGCAACTCGACGCACTCGTTTTCGGGCGCGGACCGGGCTCTTTCACCGGCCTGCGCACCGCCTGCGCCGTGGCACAGGGGCTGGCCTGGGGTGCCAACGCAGGGCGCGGTATTCCCGTGCTGCCCATCGATACCCTGGCCGCCGTGGCCGAGCAGGCGCGCCACGCGCACGGTTGCTGCGATGTGGTGGCGGTGCTGGACGCCCGCATGAACGAGGTCTATGTGGCCCACTACCAATGGCAGGCAGGCGCATGGCAGAGCCGAGACACGCTGGGCCTGAGCGCCCCCGAAGGGGTGCAGGTTGCGCCCGGCTGGACCGTGGCGGGCAATGCCCAGGGCGCCTATGGCGAGCGACTGGCCCCCGGTGCGCACCATGTGCATGCCCTGCCTACCGCCACGGCCCTGCTGCGCCTGGCGCCCAGCCTGCTGGCGGCGGGCCACGCCGTGCAGGCTGCAGGGGCCCTGCCGCTCTACATCCGTGACAAAGTAGCCCAGACCACGGTCGAGCGTGCGGCGGTCAAGGCGGCGCAGGTAGCGCCGGCATAA
- the pntB gene encoding Re/Si-specific NAD(P)(+) transhydrogenase subunit beta, which translates to MTTELATVAYIGATILFILSLGGLSNQATALRGNLYGIVGMTLAVLATVFGPSVTLAGIPWIIGAVLVGASIGLYAARTVKMTQMPELVALMHSMVGLAAMLVGFATFVDPSASADLTGAAHAIHALEIYIGIFIGAITFSGSIVAFGKLSGRIGGSPMLLPGRHVLNLIALLVVVYFGSEFLHAATPEAGMLPLIVMTVVALLFGVHMVMAIGGADMPVVVSMLNSYSGWAAAATGFMLSNDLLIVTGALVGSSGAILSYIMCNAMNRSFFSVIAGGFGTVAAAPKGAGDAAQPAGEVVPVSAVETAELLREAKSVVIVPGYGMAVAQAQHTVFEITKHLREKGVNVRFGIHPVAGRMPGHMNVLLAEAKVPYDIVMEMDEINDDFPDTDVVMVIGANDIVNPSALDDPSSPIAGMPVLEVWKAKTSIVMKRSMASGYAGVDNPLFYKENNRMLFGDAKKMLDEVLVALKS; encoded by the coding sequence ATCACAACTGAATTGGCAACAGTCGCCTACATTGGGGCGACGATTTTATTTATCTTGAGTCTGGGCGGCCTCTCCAACCAGGCTACCGCACTGCGCGGGAACCTCTACGGCATCGTGGGCATGACCCTGGCGGTGCTGGCCACCGTGTTTGGCCCCAGCGTCACTCTGGCCGGTATTCCGTGGATCATTGGCGCGGTGTTGGTGGGCGCCAGTATCGGCCTGTATGCAGCGCGCACGGTGAAGATGACGCAGATGCCCGAGCTGGTGGCCTTGATGCACAGCATGGTGGGTTTGGCGGCCATGCTGGTGGGTTTTGCCACCTTTGTGGATCCCAGCGCCTCGGCCGACCTGACGGGTGCGGCACACGCCATCCATGCGCTGGAAATCTACATTGGCATCTTCATTGGTGCCATCACGTTCTCCGGCTCTATCGTGGCGTTTGGCAAGCTGTCGGGCCGCATTGGCGGCAGTCCCATGCTGTTACCCGGACGCCATGTACTGAACCTGATTGCCCTGCTGGTGGTGGTCTACTTTGGCAGCGAGTTTTTGCACGCCGCCACGCCCGAGGCGGGCATGCTGCCGTTGATTGTGATGACGGTGGTTGCTCTGCTGTTTGGCGTGCACATGGTGATGGCCATTGGCGGTGCAGACATGCCGGTGGTGGTGTCCATGCTCAACAGCTACTCAGGCTGGGCGGCAGCGGCTACGGGCTTCATGCTGAGCAACGATTTGCTGATCGTCACCGGAGCGCTGGTGGGTTCCAGCGGTGCGATTTTGTCGTACATCATGTGCAACGCCATGAACCGCAGCTTCTTCAGCGTGATTGCCGGTGGCTTTGGCACCGTGGCCGCCGCCCCCAAAGGTGCCGGCGATGCGGCGCAGCCTGCGGGTGAGGTGGTACCGGTGAGCGCTGTGGAAACGGCGGAGCTGCTGCGCGAGGCCAAGAGTGTGGTCATTGTTCCGGGCTACGGTATGGCGGTGGCGCAGGCCCAGCACACCGTGTTCGAGATCACCAAGCATCTGCGTGAAAAAGGCGTGAATGTGCGGTTTGGCATTCATCCGGTGGCCGGGCGCATGCCGGGCCACATGAATGTGCTGCTGGCCGAGGCCAAGGTGCCCTACGACATCGTGATGGAGATGGACGAGATCAACGATGACTTCCCCGACACCGACGTCGTCATGGTCATCGGTGCCAATGACATCGTGAATCCCAGCGCGCTGGACGACCCATCGAGCCCCATCGCCGGCATGCCTGTACTTGAAGTGTGGAAGGCCAAGACCTCGATCGTGATGAAGCGCTCCATGGCCTCGGGCTATGCGGGCGTGGACAACCCGCTCTTCTACAAGGAAAACAACCGCATGCTGTTTGGCGACGCCAAGAAAATGCTCGATGAGGTGCTGGTCGCGCTCAAGAGCTGA
- the rimI gene encoding ribosomal protein S18-alanine N-acetyltransferase, whose amino-acid sequence MSASALSFAHNTPPARFESLTLARLDALLDVEQRAHPHPWTRGNFIDAMASDYQIQLLMGDEQILGYFVGMLGVDEVHLLNLTVAPAFQRQGWAQVLLDALALWSRGQGAQWLWLEVRVSNQRARHIYEANGFRRVGERKRYYPSTTTEREDAVVMSRPL is encoded by the coding sequence ATGAGTGCGTCTGCCTTGTCCTTCGCCCACAACACGCCTCCCGCGCGTTTCGAGTCGCTGACGCTGGCCCGGCTGGACGCCTTGCTGGACGTGGAGCAACGCGCCCACCCCCACCCCTGGACGCGCGGCAATTTCATCGACGCCATGGCCAGTGACTACCAGATTCAGCTGCTGATGGGCGATGAGCAGATCCTGGGCTATTTCGTCGGCATGTTGGGCGTGGATGAGGTGCATTTGCTGAACCTGACCGTTGCCCCCGCCTTCCAGCGCCAGGGCTGGGCGCAGGTGCTGCTGGACGCCCTCGCCCTGTGGTCGCGTGGGCAGGGAGCCCAGTGGCTGTGGCTGGAGGTGCGGGTCAGCAACCAGCGCGCACGCCACATCTATGAGGCCAACGGTTTCCGGCGCGTGGGCGAACGCAAGCGCTACTACCCTTCCACCACCACCGAGCGTGAAGATGCCGTGGTGATGAGCCGTCCGCTATGA
- the corA gene encoding magnesium/cobalt transporter CorA — protein sequence MLNIFTLANGRLVQEEIESLEELSKFQPIWVDLESPTINEKRWVSQYYGLSIPEDAMDEDIEESARFYEEDNGELHIRSDFLIDDHDKPRSVRVAFILNLTNPNLKSKGVLFSIHDEDVPVFRLLRLRARRAPGLIEDAREVLLKLFDADAEYSADTLEGIYDDLEKVSTQVLSGDVTDERAGEVLGAIARQEDLNGRIRRNVMDTRRAVSFMMRSKMLNAEQFEEARQILRDIESLDSHTAFLFDKINFLMDATVGFININQNRIIKIFSVASVALLPPTLIASIYGMNFKYMPELDWSLGYPYVLTLMVASALGPMWYFRKRGWLKG from the coding sequence ATGCTCAACATCTTCACGCTTGCCAATGGGCGCCTCGTTCAGGAAGAGATCGAGTCGCTCGAAGAGCTGTCCAAATTCCAGCCCATCTGGGTGGACCTGGAATCTCCGACGATCAACGAAAAACGCTGGGTCTCGCAGTATTACGGCCTGTCCATTCCCGAAGATGCGATGGACGAGGACATCGAAGAGTCGGCGCGTTTTTACGAAGAAGACAACGGCGAGTTGCACATCCGCAGCGACTTCCTGATCGACGACCACGACAAGCCGCGCTCGGTGCGCGTGGCCTTCATTCTGAACCTGACCAATCCCAACCTGAAAAGCAAGGGTGTGCTGTTCTCGATCCACGACGAGGACGTGCCGGTCTTTCGCCTGCTGCGCCTGCGTGCACGCCGCGCACCGGGCCTCATCGAGGACGCCCGCGAGGTGCTGCTCAAACTGTTCGACGCCGACGCAGAATACTCGGCCGACACACTCGAAGGCATTTACGACGACCTGGAAAAGGTGAGTACCCAAGTGCTATCGGGCGATGTGACCGACGAACGCGCGGGCGAGGTGCTGGGCGCCATTGCACGCCAGGAAGACTTGAACGGGCGCATCCGCCGCAACGTGATGGACACACGCCGCGCCGTCAGCTTCATGATGCGCAGCAAAATGCTCAACGCCGAGCAGTTCGAAGAAGCCCGGCAGATCCTGCGCGACATCGAATCGCTCGACAGCCACACCGCCTTCCTGTTCGACAAGATCAACTTCTTGATGGATGCCACGGTCGGTTTCATCAACATCAACCAGAACAGGATCATCAAGATCTTTTCGGTGGCCAGCGTGGCCCTGCTGCCGCCTACCTTGATTGCCAGCATCTACGGCATGAACTTCAAGTACATGCCCGAGCTCGACTGGAGCCTGGGCTACCCCTACGTGCTGACGCTGATGGTGGCCAGCGCGCTGGGGCCGATGTGGTATTTCAGAAAGCGTGGCTGGCTCAAGGGATAG
- the dacB gene encoding D-alanyl-D-alanine carboxypeptidase/D-alanyl-D-alanine-endopeptidase, with protein MLVAAAGLAGAQPLAAPTPGPLPPAVEAALARARLPRDALSVLVVDAQDSRAPARLSYRAQVPVNPASVMKLVTTYAALDQLGPAYTWSTPVYVEGVVRGGSLKGNVYIRGQGDPTLVMERLWLLLRRLQGQGIQVIVGDIVLDRSAFDLAGHDPALFDGEPLRPYNAAPDALLVNFKSVVMGFVPDPGAGVAHIQYDPPLSGVQRPESVALATPGAGCGDWRGALRADLSDPVRTVFQGAYPAACGERSWAVAYADPQAFAARAVEGMWRTLGGKLTGSVRDGKVPAGLQPVFSATSPALAEVVRDVNKFSNNVMAQHVFLTPALQKNGVATWDGAREVLRQWWRQRFGTEGQPITDNGAGLSREARISAQALGRMLQAAWQSPVMPELVASLPVAGIDGTLRRSKSRTGSAHLKTGSLRDVLAVAGYVHADDGRRYVLVAIVNHAQAVAARPVLDALIDWTAGTP; from the coding sequence ATGCTGGTGGCCGCTGCCGGATTGGCGGGAGCCCAGCCGCTGGCGGCGCCAACCCCCGGCCCTTTGCCGCCCGCAGTGGAGGCCGCTTTGGCCCGCGCGCGGCTGCCGCGCGATGCGCTGTCGGTGCTCGTGGTCGATGCCCAGGACAGCCGGGCGCCTGCGCGTCTGTCGTACCGTGCCCAGGTGCCGGTGAACCCGGCCTCGGTCATGAAGCTGGTGACTACCTACGCCGCACTGGACCAGCTGGGCCCGGCATACACCTGGAGTACGCCGGTGTATGTGGAGGGGGTGGTGCGGGGTGGCAGCCTCAAGGGCAATGTCTACATCCGGGGGCAGGGAGACCCCACATTGGTCATGGAGCGCCTGTGGTTGCTGCTGCGGCGCCTGCAAGGCCAGGGCATCCAGGTCATCGTAGGCGACATCGTTCTGGACCGCAGCGCCTTCGATCTGGCCGGGCACGATCCAGCGCTTTTCGATGGCGAGCCCCTGCGCCCCTACAATGCCGCGCCCGATGCGCTGCTGGTGAACTTCAAGTCGGTGGTGATGGGCTTTGTGCCCGATCCCGGCGCAGGGGTGGCGCACATCCAGTACGACCCGCCGCTGTCGGGCGTCCAGCGTCCGGAAAGCGTAGCTCTGGCCACTCCCGGTGCGGGCTGTGGTGACTGGCGCGGGGCGCTGCGTGCTGACCTGAGCGATCCGGTGCGTACCGTCTTCCAGGGCGCTTACCCTGCTGCCTGTGGCGAGCGTAGCTGGGCCGTCGCCTATGCCGACCCGCAGGCTTTTGCCGCCCGTGCTGTGGAAGGCATGTGGCGCACGCTGGGGGGCAAGCTCACCGGCAGTGTGCGTGACGGCAAGGTGCCTGCCGGGCTGCAGCCGGTCTTTAGCGCGACCTCGCCGGCGCTGGCCGAGGTGGTGCGGGACGTCAACAAGTTCAGCAACAACGTCATGGCCCAGCACGTCTTCCTGACGCCGGCGCTGCAAAAGAACGGTGTCGCCACCTGGGACGGTGCCCGCGAGGTACTGCGCCAATGGTGGCGGCAACGTTTTGGTACTGAGGGACAGCCCATCACCGACAACGGCGCTGGATTGAGCCGCGAGGCACGGATCAGCGCACAGGCACTGGGCCGCATGCTGCAGGCGGCATGGCAGTCGCCCGTGATGCCGGAGCTGGTGGCCTCCCTGCCGGTGGCCGGTATCGACGGCACCCTGCGGCGCAGCAAAAGCCGCACGGGTAGTGCACACCTCAAAACCGGCAGCTTGCGCGATGTGCTGGCCGTGGCTGGGTATGTGCATGCAGACGATGGACGCCGCTATGTGCTGGTGGCGATCGTCAACCATGCCCAGGCGGTGGCTGCACGGCCTGTGCTCGACGCTCTGATCGACTGGACGGCGGGCACTCCGTAG
- a CDS encoding long-chain-fatty-acid--CoA ligase yields MTDRIWLKSYPSGVPADIDPGQYPSLVALMEEAFSKYADRVAYSFMGKEITYGQTDSLSKAFAAYLQGLGLARGDRVAIMMPNVPQYPVAVAAILRAGFVVVNVNPLYTPRELEHQLKDSGAKAIVIIENFATTLEQCITHTPVKHVVLCAMGDQLGLLKGALVNYVVRNVKKMVPAYNLPGAVRFNEAVAQGTRGTLKKPDIKPDDIALLQYTGGTTGVSKGAVLLQRNIIANVLQSEVWNAPVMKLVPTNEQPTSICALPLYHIFAFTVNMMLSMRMGGKTLLIPNPRDLPAVLKELSKQRFHSFPAVNTLFNGLANHPDFNTVDWSHLKVSVGGGMAVQGAVAKLWLEKTGCPICEGYGLSETSPSATCNPVTIKEFSGTIGVPLPSTYLKLLDDDGHEVTTLGQPGEIAIKGPQVMAGYWQRPDETAKVMTEDGFFKSGDIGIMDERGYFKIVDRKKDMVLVSGFNVYPNEVEEVVAAMPGVMECAVVGVPDEKMGEAVKLVIVRKDPELTEAQVREFCRANLTGYKQPRVIEFREDLPKTPVGKILRRELRDKK; encoded by the coding sequence ATGACCGACCGCATTTGGCTCAAGAGCTACCCGTCTGGCGTACCCGCTGACATTGACCCCGGGCAATATCCGTCCCTCGTGGCGCTGATGGAGGAGGCCTTCAGCAAGTATGCCGACCGCGTGGCCTACAGCTTCATGGGCAAGGAGATCACATACGGCCAGACCGATTCGCTGAGCAAGGCCTTTGCAGCCTACCTGCAGGGCCTGGGTCTGGCCCGGGGTGACCGCGTCGCCATCATGATGCCCAACGTGCCGCAGTACCCGGTGGCAGTGGCGGCCATCCTGCGGGCCGGGTTTGTAGTGGTGAACGTCAACCCCTTGTACACGCCGCGCGAGCTGGAACACCAGCTCAAGGACTCGGGCGCCAAGGCCATCGTCATCATCGAGAACTTTGCGACCACGCTGGAGCAGTGCATCACCCACACGCCCGTCAAGCATGTGGTGCTGTGTGCCATGGGCGACCAACTGGGCCTGCTCAAAGGTGCGCTGGTCAACTACGTGGTGCGCAACGTCAAGAAAATGGTGCCCGCCTATAACCTGCCAGGTGCTGTGCGCTTCAATGAGGCCGTTGCACAAGGCACGCGCGGCACGCTCAAAAAACCGGACATCAAGCCCGATGACATCGCCCTGTTGCAATACACCGGCGGCACCACCGGGGTGAGCAAGGGTGCAGTGCTGTTGCAGCGCAACATCATTGCCAACGTGCTGCAGTCCGAGGTGTGGAATGCGCCGGTGATGAAGTTGGTGCCGACCAACGAGCAGCCCACCAGCATCTGCGCGCTGCCGCTCTACCATATCTTCGCGTTCACGGTGAACATGATGCTGTCCATGCGCATGGGCGGCAAGACCTTGCTGATCCCCAATCCGCGTGATCTGCCCGCCGTGCTCAAGGAGTTGTCCAAGCAGCGTTTCCACAGTTTTCCCGCTGTGAACACCTTGTTCAACGGGCTGGCCAACCATCCGGACTTCAATACGGTCGACTGGAGCCACCTCAAGGTGTCGGTGGGTGGCGGCATGGCCGTGCAGGGCGCCGTGGCCAAGCTCTGGCTGGAGAAGACGGGCTGCCCCATCTGCGAGGGCTATGGCCTGTCGGAGACCAGTCCCTCGGCCACTTGCAACCCGGTCACGATCAAAGAGTTCTCCGGCACCATCGGTGTCCCCTTGCCCAGCACCTACCTGAAACTCTTGGACGACGATGGCCACGAGGTCACCACACTGGGACAGCCCGGCGAGATCGCCATCAAGGGCCCGCAGGTGATGGCTGGCTACTGGCAGCGCCCCGACGAGACCGCCAAGGTCATGACCGAAGACGGCTTCTTCAAGTCGGGCGATATCGGCATCATGGACGAGCGCGGCTACTTCAAGATCGTAGACCGCAAAAAGGACATGGTGCTGGTCAGCGGCTTCAACGTCTACCCCAACGAGGTGGAGGAAGTGGTGGCGGCCATGCCGGGCGTGATGGAATGTGCCGTGGTTGGCGTCCCCGACGAGAAGATGGGCGAAGCGGTGAAGCTGGTCATCGTCCGGAAAGACCCGGAGTTGACCGAAGCGCAGGTGCGCGAATTCTGCCGCGCCAACCTGACGGGCTACAAACAGCCCCGCGTGATCGAGTTCCGCGAAGACCTGCCCAAGACCCCTGTGGGCAAAATCCTTCGACGCGAGTTGCGCGACAAGAAGTGA
- a CDS encoding uracil-DNA glycosylase family protein: MNMPLDARQRAMLQEMGVRVWWPAQADTPVVAAAAASPVVAAQPPPAKESPPPPAQSRARPPQAPAAAAPDPAPASLGWVLHPPRALFPGADPQHTPSALGACWLVVTEGSPHDDPFAGDAGRLLCNMLHALQLHRHPRVYLCALSPPATATATATADADPADKALAQAIARLHPSVLLLLGRGAAHTVLQRSVPLGQLRGQAHSVAGVPAVVTYDAPYLLRAPHAKPGAWADLCLARSLAQTPTTSA; encoded by the coding sequence ATGAACATGCCTCTCGACGCTCGCCAGCGGGCCATGCTGCAGGAAATGGGGGTCCGCGTGTGGTGGCCCGCGCAAGCAGACACCCCCGTGGTCGCTGCCGCAGCGGCTTCGCCCGTGGTGGCGGCACAGCCCCCGCCTGCAAAGGAAAGCCCGCCACCCCCTGCGCAGTCCCGGGCACGCCCACCGCAGGCACCGGCCGCCGCCGCGCCAGACCCCGCCCCCGCTTCTCTGGGGTGGGTGCTGCACCCACCGCGCGCGCTGTTCCCTGGGGCAGACCCGCAGCACACCCCGTCCGCGCTGGGCGCCTGCTGGCTGGTAGTGACCGAAGGTTCGCCGCACGACGACCCTTTCGCCGGGGATGCTGGCCGCCTGCTGTGCAATATGCTGCACGCCCTGCAATTGCACCGGCATCCGCGCGTATACCTGTGCGCACTATCGCCACCGGCCACCGCCACCGCCACCGCCACCGCCGATGCCGATCCTGCCGACAAGGCCTTGGCCCAGGCCATCGCCCGCCTGCACCCGTCGGTGCTGTTGCTCCTGGGGCGGGGCGCAGCCCACACCGTTCTGCAGCGCAGTGTCCCCCTGGGCCAGTTGCGGGGCCAGGCCCACTCGGTGGCTGGGGTTCCTGCTGTCGTGACCTACGATGCACCGTACCTGCTGCGCGCCCCCCATGCCAAGCCCGGAGCCTGGGCCGATCTGTGCCTTGCCCGCAGCCTGGCGCAAACACCAACGACTTCGGCTTGA
- a CDS encoding 5'-methylthioadenosine/adenosylhomocysteine nucleosidase, with translation MTTAILSALPEEQSGLLGYLEKPQRLVHAGRTFWRGDLHGKPVVLALSGIGKVAAATTAAALVERFGVARIVFTGVAGGVGEGVRVGDVVVAHDYVQHDMDASPLFERWLVPGYAGVRLPCDAGLSAHLSRAVSACLVGAGAGFYIHSDGIPPRLHQGLMASGDRFVTCAQVSRALREPLVAAGHDVLAVEMEGAAVAQVCLDYAVPFAAVRTISDRADDDAHVDFPVFIQTVASRYADHIVRSLLESL, from the coding sequence ATGACCACAGCCATCCTCAGCGCCCTTCCCGAAGAACAGTCCGGCCTTTTGGGCTATTTGGAGAAGCCCCAGAGGCTCGTGCATGCGGGCCGCACCTTCTGGCGGGGTGATCTCCATGGCAAGCCCGTGGTGCTGGCGCTCTCGGGCATTGGCAAAGTGGCAGCGGCAACCACGGCCGCCGCGCTGGTGGAGCGCTTTGGCGTGGCGCGCATTGTCTTCACCGGTGTGGCGGGTGGTGTGGGCGAAGGCGTGCGCGTGGGTGATGTGGTGGTGGCGCACGACTATGTGCAGCACGACATGGACGCTTCGCCCCTGTTCGAGCGCTGGCTGGTGCCGGGCTACGCGGGCGTGCGCCTGCCCTGCGATGCGGGGTTGTCTGCTCATCTTTCGAGAGCTGTCAGCGCTTGTCTGGTAGGCGCTGGAGCTGGTTTTTATATCCATTCAGACGGGATTCCTCCGCGCTTGCACCAGGGGCTGATGGCCAGCGGTGACCGCTTTGTGACCTGTGCCCAGGTGTCCCGTGCGCTGCGCGAACCGCTGGTGGCGGCTGGGCACGATGTGCTGGCGGTGGAGATGGAAGGCGCCGCCGTGGCCCAGGTGTGCCTGGACTATGCTGTGCCGTTTGCCGCTGTGCGCACCATCTCGGACCGGGCCGACGACGATGCCCATGTGGACTTCCCCGTGTTCATCCAGACTGTAGCCAGCCGCTATGCAGACCACATCGTCCGCAGTTTGCTGGAATCGCTATAA